Proteins found in one Pararge aegeria chromosome 12, ilParAegt1.1, whole genome shotgun sequence genomic segment:
- the LOC120628365 gene encoding separin isoform X2 encodes MEDFDVFTNEIEFSGPAYKHILNKYVTDIPCTPNGPNYESGRKLMAEECLADGMEKECAFHFSEAVSSSVRTLAVYRDEQIQNTGNKLSKITKYIKPVKNIISSNTITKEEASLLNLLPNDVEEVTEILKNYEPDELPLHKKYMRFSSENNVNNFLKILKQFPKEWTIIQLTAPYNPNENLKPFTEYRTEISSIYLTLLTNDYMDHTDIEPFTVEVPANITKVGEKPLFEELYSLLIENYNTIEKAQFLNNKRLIKNYWSRREDIDLRIKSVINVMYKEWLGGWSSLLTGKFEDSALREKVIKQVDTAISDWGFIKLTSKQKTLLYNLLGSSILLSSQQIKSCIRMILTQHGNPDEVRQVLTNCESCSKEFRLLNELCFECLSECFEKIHHFNIVDGIKAFSDVATQIKDGDEWTALRKAKRHPVILIVDEMLDTFPWETLPILNHQPVSRIENIHFLYSLYKEHEDKIVDGYFAAEPNIGRYVINPDKNLERMELRMSSFVKYWCESWSGHIGEPPPPEEFLDYLSTSDIFLYCGHGDGCHFAKGAANGAGVEGASGRTTALLSGCGSVRLSRAPGRTPPSGAHHHLHIASCPIVIGMLWEVTDLEVDKVVSTLLSLYVPSDAPVDWKSVGKAKWSQGLIETSIEQKSQYSPERDLLLAVSRARGATSFTMIASSLVARGLPVRIRDK; translated from the exons ATGGAAGATTTTGATGTTTTCACAAATGAAATAGAATTCTCGGGGCCAGCGTACAAACACATACTGAATAAGTACGTAACAGATATTCCATGCACACCTAACGGACCTAATTATGAAA GTGGCAGAAAGCTCATGGCTGAAGAATGCTTAGCTGATGGTATGGAAAAGGAGTGTGCTTTTCACTTTAGTGAAGCTGTGTCCTCATCAGTAAGAACCTTGGCAGTTTACAGAGATGAGCAGATACAAAACACag GTAACAAATTGAGCAAAATTACCAAATATATAAAACCTGTGAAAAATATAATCTCTTCAAATACAAT AACAAAAGAAGAAGCGAGTCTCCTCAATTTATTACCAAATGATGTTGAAGAAGTCACAGAGATCCTCAAGAATTATGAACCTGACGAACTACCTTTACATAAGAAATATATGAGGTTTAGCTCTGAGAACAACGTAAACAATTTTCTAAAGATATTGAAACAGTTTCCTAAAG AATGGACAATAATACAATTGACAGCACCCTACAATCCAAACGAAAACCTAAAGCCTTTCACAGAATACAGAACCGAAATAAGTTCCATATACTTAACTCTATTGACTAACGACTACATGGATCATACGGATATTGAGCCATTTACTGTGGAAGTACCAGCTAATATAACGAAAG TTGGGGAAAAGCCACTATTTGAAGAGCTTTATTCATTGCTGATCGAGAACTACAACACCATCGAGAAAGcacagtttttaaataataaaaggctGATAAAGAACTATTGGAGTAGACGTGAGGATATTGATCTAAGGATAAAG AGtgtaataaatgtaatgtaCAAGGAGTGGCTTGGCGGATGGTCAAGTCTTCTAACGGGAAAGTTCGAAGACTCTGCACTAAGGGAAAAAGTGATAAAACAAGTTGATACTGCTATATCTGATTGGGG GTTCATAAAGTTAACGTCGAAACAAAAAACATTGCTATACAATCTACTAGGAAGCAGCATATTGCTGTCTTCACAACAAATCAAGTCATGCATTCGAATGATACTCACTCAACATGGCAACCCTGATGAGGTTAGACAAGTTTTGACCAACTGCGAGAGCTGCAGTAAAGAGTTTAGACTTCTAAACGAATTGTGTTTTGAGTGCTTGTCGGAATGTTTCGAGAAAATTCACCATTTCAATATAGTGGATGGGATAAAAGCATTTTCTGATGTAGCGACTCAGATTAAAGATGGCGACGAGTGGACAGCGTTGCGGAAGGCGAAACGACATCCTGTTATACTTATTGTCGATGAA ATGTTAGATACATTTCCATGGGAAACCCTGCCCATATTGAATCACCAGCCAGTTTCGCGGATAGAAAACATCCACTTCTTGTACAGCCTGTATAAGGAGCATGAAGACAAAATTGTTGATGGGTATTTCGCTGCGGAACCTAATATCGGCCGATATGTTATAAAtccag ACAAAAATCTCGAACGCATGGAGCTAAGGATGAGCTCTTTCGTTAAGTATTGGTGCGAATCGTGGAGCGGTCACATCGGAGAGCCTCCTCCGCCTGAAGAATTCCTTGATTATCTTTCGACTTCCGATATATTCTT GTATTGTGGTCACGGCGACGGGTGTCACTTCGCGAAGGGTGCTGCGAACGGCGCCGGGGTCGAGGGTGCTTCGGGCCGCACCACCGCACTGTTGTCAGGCTGCGGCTCCGTGCGCCTCAGCCGCGCGCCGGGCAGGACTCCGCCCTCGGGGGCGCATCACCACTTGCATATAGCGTCGTG CCCAATCGTCATTGGTATGCTTTGGGAAGTGACGGACTTGGAAGTTGATAAGGTGGTGAGCACACTTCTTTCTCTCTACGTGCCATCCGATGCACCTGTGGATTGGAAGAGTGTAGGGAAGGCGAAATGGAGTCAGGGACTAATTG AGACGAGCATAGAGCAGAAATCCCAGTACAGCCCGGAGCGTGATTTACTGTTAGCAGTAAGTCGAGCCCGAGGAGCCACCAGCTTTACAATGATCGCCAGCAGTCTGGTCGCACGCGGTCTTCCCGTCAGGATACGTGATAA GTAA
- the LOC120628349 gene encoding vacuolar protein sorting-associated protein 29: MLVLVLGDLHIPHRCSSLPPKFKKLLLPGRIQHILCTGNLCTKESYDYLKTLASDVHVVRGDFDENSTYPEQKVITVGQFRIGLIHGHQVVPWGDDESLALVQRQLDVDILISGHTHKFEAYEHENKFYINPGSVTGAYSPLYRNATPSFVLMDIQSSTVVTYVYKLLGDEVKVERIEYKKA, translated from the exons ATG CTGGTTCTAGTTCTCGGCGACCTTCACATTCCACATCGCTGTAGCAGCCTCCCGCCTAAATTTAAGAAGCTTTTGCTACCGGGGCGAATCCAGCACATATTGTGCACTGGTAATCTTTGTACTAAGGAATCTTATGATTATTTGAAGACTCTTGCAAGTGACGTCCACGTAGTTAGAGGTGATTTTGAtgag AACTCAACATATCCTGAACAAAAAGTTATAACAGTTGGTCAATTCCGTATTGGTTTGATCCATGGTCACCAAGTGGTACCTTGGGGTGATGATGAGTCCCTGGCGCTGGTGCAGAGGCAGTTAGATGTGGACATACTTATATCCGGTCACACTCATAAATTTGAGGCATATGAGCATGAGAACAAGTTCTATATTAATCCAGGCTCTGTTACAGGTGCATACAGTCCATTATACAG AAATGCCACACCATCATTTGTTTTAATGGACATTCAGAGTTCCACAGTTGTTACGTATGTTTACAAACTGTTGGGAGATGAAGTCAAGGTAGAGAGGATTGAGTACAAGAAAGCGTAG
- the LOC120627937 gene encoding egalitarian protein homolog, whose amino-acid sequence MESMEYELARNLTLLFFVERLLDKGEPRTLHDLSCQFGAKGFTKEMRQIAGGSQSGLKKFLGQYPALFNIDGDYVDINTFQRHLSGAGASSNTDYIEEAKEYFAGKMIQYGDGTEVPIKSLLGHRSQASPQVRHISGQRIKEFKDFLLKHPDTFQIIEDNVVLVSENHTRENAHSNAEHFHNLPVANINTDTAQQLLDYVAQCIEAKGPVMVDQLFHLIVSRFPQEYWYQMFKTPADLSAFLKIFSDSFHVQSNLVTLISKPKIPVMYLNAKTKVKTDPPKQVVEEKPVSPVPPIAVSPIPSDGMRSPAHRILSPIESPRVQQANIANQTLKQRINSIVIKNLAENMVRDRVNNHLNARASEDTNGMASIRNNMMGEAWRHKVLQSATVIANVRECLTVIDSIMNNKRTTKSIVSFDCEGINLGLKGVLTLCQIATMNGEVYILDIMACPGMVVEGKIKELLESESVIKIIHDCRNDSVNLYNQFEITLKNVFDTQAAHAVLQLQQQCVPVYKVKNLSLNALCELYNAPMNPMKEQLKNVYRRDQRYWARRPLTKDMIIYAASDVLSLVNPAIYAYMSNNIRSDNQQLFEELSNEQVFMHIQPTEVKLRKRQRKINTEVGELKLKLAESTKNIVLSNREIRLLRYLELTEDEKEKLKGCHKISKKLEKLEAMGQDKDSDSDEDEKENEMASLESNPSDPISSPHSTQPPSLTESMQMMDEILSDTNMDKVEKINRLEAILSAVAPLSGELEDKFSQTMEQTLPLLKNKDWSNLSQILNIGDTGRKNCGCKCHNANFDDVKYNDLNETKKVEVGSQTLSTGDIVITRIHFREEDKLNERILDASPLSKRLGINNMS is encoded by the coding sequence ATGGAATCAATGGAATATGAGCTCGCTAGAAATCTCACTCTATTGTTTTTCGTGGAGCGCCTACTCGATAAAGGCGAGCCGAGAACGTTGCACGATCTTTCCTGCCAGTTCGGTGCCAAGGGTTTCACTAAGGAGATGCGCCAGATCGCTGGCGGGTCGCAGTCGGGCCTCAAGAAGTTCCTGGGCCAATATCCCGCGTTGTTCAACATAGACGGGGACTATGTCGATATCAACACGTTTCAAAGGCACCTAAGCGGCGCTGGCGCCTCCTCAAACACCGACTACATAGAAGAAGCAAAGGAGTACTTCGCGGGCAAGATGATCCAATACGGCGATGGAACCGAAGTGCCTATCAAAAGTCTCCTAGGACACCGTAGTCAAGCATCCCCACAGGTACGACACATTTCCGGACAGCGTATCAAGGAGTTCAAAGATTTCCTTCTAAAGCATCCGGATACCTTTCAAATTATCGAAGATAATGTTGTTCTAGTCAGTGAGAATCATACAAGGGAAAATGCTCACAGTAATGCCGAGCATTTTCATAATTTGCCTGTAGCTAATATAAACACAGATACTGCCCAACAATTGTTAGATTATGTTGCGCAGTGCATTGAAGCAAAAGGTCCCGTTATGGTGGACCAACTCTTTCACTTGATTGTGTCTCGATTTCCTCAAGAATACTGGTATCAGATGTTCAAGACACCGGCAGACTTGAGCGCcttcctaaaaatattttcagacaGCTTTCACGTTCAATCCAATCTTGTCACACTTATAAGCAAACCAAAAATAcctgtaatgtatttaaatgcaaaaacaAAAGTTAAGACTGACCCACCAAAGCAAGTGGTTGAAGAAAAACCTGTCTCCCCTGTGCCTCCAATAGCGGTGAGTCCGATTCCATCAGATGGCATGAGGAGCCCTGCACACAGGATCCTCAGTCCTATAGAATCTCCTCGTGTTCAACAAGCAAATATAGCCAATCAAACACTTAAACAAAGAATAAATTCTATTGTTATAAAGAATTTAGCTGAAAATATGGTAAGGGATAGAGTTAATAACCACTTAAATGCCCGTGCTTCAGAAGATACCAATGGAATGGcaagtattagaaataatatgatGGGTGAGGCTTGGAGGCACAAAGTATTGCAGAGTGCCACTGTCATAGCTAATGTTAGAGAATGTTTGACAGTTATTGACAGTATCATGAACAATAAACGTACCACTAAGAGCATTGTTTCATTTGACTGTGAAGGTATTAATCTGGGATTAAAAGGAGTACTGACCCTGTGTCAAATAGCCACAATGAATGGTGAAGTTTATATTCTCGACATCATGGCCTGTCCAGGTATGGTAGTGGAGGGAAAAATAAAGGAGCTATTAGAGAGTGaaagtgttattaaaattattcatgacTGCAGAAATGATTCAGTCAATTTATATAATCAATTTGAAATTacattgaaaaatgtttttgacaCACAAGCAGCTCACGCCGTGTTACAGTTGCAACAACAGTGTGTTCCTGTTTACAAAGTTAAAAATCTCAGTCTTAATGCACTTTGTGAGCTATACAATGCTCCCATGAATCCCATGAAGGAACAGTTGAAAAATGTTTACCGTAGGGACCAACGCTACTGGGCACGTAGACCATTAACAAAGGATATGATTATTTATGCAGCTTCTGATGTACTTTCTCTTGTGAATCCAGCAATTTATGCTTATATGTCAAACAATATTAGATCTGACAATCAACAACTTTTTGAGGAGTTGTCAAATGAACAAGTTTTTATGCATATTCAACCTACAGAAGTAAAGTTAAGAAAgagacaaagaaaaataaacactgaagtgggtgaattaaaactaaagttggCTGAGTCAacgaaaaatattgttttgagTAATAGGGAAATTAGATTGTTGAGATATTTGGAATTAACTGAAGACGAGAAGGAAAAGCTCAAGGGGTGTCACAAAATCTCAAAGAAATTAGAAAAACTTGAAGCTATGGGTCAAGATAAAGACAGTGATTCTGATGAGGACGAAAAAGAAAATGAGATGGCCAGCTTAGAATCAAACCCTTCAGATCCCATATCTTCACCTCACTCCACACAGCCTCCAAGTCTAACAGAGTCAATGCAGATGATGGATGAGATATTATCAGACACAAATATGGACAAAGTGGAAAAGATCAACCGTTTGGAAGCTATTCTTTCAGCTGTGGCGCCCCTTAGTGGTGAACTTGAAGATAAATTCTCACAGACAATGGAACAAACTCTACCTCTACTCAAAAACAAAGATTGGTCAAATTTAAGCCAGATTTTGAACATAGGGGATACAGGGAGGAAAAATTGTGGTTGCAAATGTCATAATGCAAATTTTGATGATGTCAAATACAATGATCTCAATGAAACTAAGAAAGTAGAGGTTGGATCGCAAACACTTAGCACGGGGGACATTGTTATTACGAGAATTCACTTCAGGGAGGAAGACAAACTAAACGAGAGGATTCTGGACGCCTCTCCCTTAAGCAAGAGGCTAGGTATCAACAATATGTCTTGA
- the LOC120628365 gene encoding separin isoform X1, whose amino-acid sequence MEDFDVFTNEIEFSGPAYKHILNKYVTDIPCTPNGPNYESGRKLMAEECLADGMEKECAFHFSEAVSSSVRTLAVYRDEQIQNTGNKLSKITKYIKPVKNIISSNTITKEEASLLNLLPNDVEEVTEILKNYEPDELPLHKKYMRFSSENNVNNFLKILKQFPKEWTIIQLTAPYNPNENLKPFTEYRTEISSIYLTLLTNDYMDHTDIEPFTVEVPANITKVGEKPLFEELYSLLIENYNTIEKAQFLNNKRLIKNYWSRREDIDLRIKSVINVMYKEWLGGWSSLLTGKFEDSALREKVIKQVDTAISDWGFIKLTSKQKTLLYNLLGSSILLSSQQIKSCIRMILTQHGNPDEVRQVLTNCESCSKEFRLLNELCFECLSECFEKIHHFNIVDGIKAFSDVATQIKDGDEWTALRKAKRHPVILIVDEMLDTFPWETLPILNHQPVSRIENIHFLYSLYKEHEDKIVDGYFAAEPNIGRYVINPDKNLERMELRMSSFVKYWCESWSGHIGEPPPPEEFLDYLSTSDIFLYCGHGDGCHFAKGAANGAGVEGASGRTTALLSGCGSVRLSRAPGRTPPSGAHHHLHIASCPIVIGMLWEVTDLEVDKVVSTLLSLYVPSDAPVDWKSVGKAKWSQGLIETSIEQKSQYSPERDLLLAVSRARGATSFTMIASSLVARGLPVRIRDK is encoded by the exons ATGGAAGATTTTGATGTTTTCACAAATGAAATAGAATTCTCGGGGCCAGCGTACAAACATATACTGAATAAGTATGTAACAGATATTCCATGCACACCTAACGGACCTAATTATGAAA GTGGCAGAAAGCTCATGGCTGAAGAATGCTTAGCTGATGGTATGGAAAAGGAGTGTGCTTTTCACTTTAGTGAAGCTGTGTCCTCATCAGTAAGAACCTTGGCAGTTTACAGAGATGAGCAGATACAAAACACag GTAACAAATTGAGCAAAATTACCAAATATATAAAACCTGTGAAAAATATAATCTCTTCAAATACAAT AACAAAAGAAGAAGCGAGTCTCCTCAATTTATTACCAAATGATGTTGAAGAAGTCACAGAGATCCTCAAGAATTATGAACCTGACGAACTACCTTTACATAAGAAATATATGAGGTTTAGCTCTGAGAACAACGTAAACAATTTTCTAAAGATATTGAAACAGTTTCCTAAAG AATGGACAATAATACAATTGACAGCACCCTACAATCCAAACGAAAACCTAAAGCCTTTCACAGAATACAGAACCGAAATAAGTTCCATATACTTAACTCTATTGACTAACGACTACATGGATCATACGGATATTGAGCCATTTACTGTGGAAGTACCAGCTAATATAACGAAAG TTGGGGAAAAGCCACTATTTGAAGAGCTTTATTCATTGCTGATCGAGAACTACAACACCATCGAGAAAGcacagtttttaaataataaaaggctGATAAAGAACTATTGGAGTAGACGTGAGGATATTGATCTAAGGATAAAG AGtgtaataaatgtaatgtaCAAGGAGTGGCTTGGCGGATGGTCAAGTCTTCTAACGGGAAAGTTCGAAGACTCTGCACTAAGGGAAAAAGTGATAAAACAAGTTGATACTGCTATATCTGATTGGGG GTTCATAAAGTTAACGTCGAAACAAAAAACATTGCTATACAATCTACTAGGAAGCAGCATATTGCTGTCTTCACAACAAATCAAGTCATGCATTCGAATGATACTCACTCAACATGGCAACCCTGATGAGGTTAGACAAGTTTTGACCAACTGCGAGAGCTGCAGTAAAGAGTTTAGACTTCTAAACGAATTGTGTTTTGAGTGCTTGTCGGAATGTTTCGAGAAAATTCACCATTTCAATATAGTGGATGGGATAAAAGCATTTTCTGATGTAGCGACTCAGATTAAAGATGGCGACGAGTGGACAGCGTTGCGGAAGGCGAAACGACATCCTGTTATACTTATTGTCGATGAA ATGTTAGATACATTTCCATGGGAAACCCTGCCCATATTGAATCACCAGCCAGTTTCGCGGATAGAAAACATCCACTTCTTGTACAGCCTGTATAAGGAGCATGAAGACAAAATTGTTGATGGGTATTTCGCTGCGGAACCTAATATCGGCCGATATGTTATAAAtccag ACAAAAATCTCGAACGCATGGAGCTAAGGATGAGCTCTTTCGTTAAGTATTGGTGCGAATCGTGGAGCGGTCACATCGGAGAGCCTCCTCCGCCTGAAGAATTCCTTGATTATCTTTCGACTTCCGATATATTCTT GTATTGTGGTCACGGCGACGGGTGTCACTTCGCGAAGGGTGCTGCGAACGGCGCCGGGGTCGAGGGTGCTTCGGGCCGCACCACCGCACTGTTGTCAGGCTGCGGCTCCGTGCGCCTCAGCCGCGCGCCGGGCAGGACTCCGCCCTCGGGGGCGCATCACCACTTGCATATAGCGTCGTG CCCAATCGTCATTGGTATGCTTTGGGAAGTGACGGACTTGGAAGTTGATAAGGTGGTGAGCACACTTCTTTCTCTCTACGTGCCATCCGATGCACCTGTGGATTGGAAGAGTGTAGGGAAGGCGAAATGGAGTCAGGGACTAATTG AGACGAGCATAGAGCAGAAATCCCAGTACAGCCCGGAGCGTGATTTACTGTTAGCAGTAAGTCGAGCCCGAGGAGCCACCAGCTTTACAATGATCGCCAGCAGTCTGGTCGCACGCGGTCTTCCCGTCAGGATACGTGATAA GTAA